ACCCATTGACCTTATTGTTTCGATAAAAGAAGGGTGAGGTTTGGGTTCACCTGTTCTAAAATTTGCTTTTTGAGAGTTTTTTCCATATCTTCCAAGCTTGTGAGTGTGCCAGCAGGGGTGTGGCGATGTAAAATTCTTGCAGCCTCTTTAAGACAAGCTTCCAAGCTTTCTAGTTCTTCTCTAGTGATGGCGTTTTCGGTTTTTTCCAGCAAGTATTCTTCAGGATTAATATCTAAAGTAAGTTGAAATGGGTCTCCTCGACCTATTTGCCAGCCATCTTCTCCATAAACACCTTCTTTTAATAGCACGACTGGAATGGTTCTTAGAAGAATCACTAAATCCAACCACCAAGTCCAGTTCTGTACATACCAAACGTCTAGCTTTATTCGTTCGTCGATGTCATTAAGAGCACCACCGTTAACTTGTTGCCATCCGGTGATTCCTGGGGGCATTAATAGGCGTTGTTTTTCCCAGTCTGTGTAAGTAGGGAGCGCTGGCATGAGAACGGGTCTGGGACCGACTAAGCTCATGTCACCACGTAAAACATTGAAAATTTGCGGTAATTCATCAAGATGATATTCGCGCAAAAACTGACCAATAGGTGTGACACGGGGGTCACCCTTAAATGTAGCTAGACCTGCGCCTTGACGAGCCGCACCATCAATCATTGAACGGAATTTGTAGATCTTAAAAGGCTGACCTAGCCTTCCCATACGTTCTTGAGAATAAAAAATTGGACCTGGAGAAGTTAGCCGAACTGCTAAGGCAATGAGAGTAACAACAGGTAATAAGATAAGACACAATATGCCTGAAAGCAGTATATCAAATGAGCGTTTAAAGGCTAAATGAACTCGAATCCCTTTGCGATCGCTTATATAAGCTTGCTCAACTTCTTTCCACTTTTGTACTGTCCAAAGATTAGTAGACATCTGAATCTCCCATTTGAATATTCCAATTGTTGTCAGAGGCTAGGATGGCGTCATTTTGTAAAGAGAGATTGAAATAGCCAAAGTTTGTTTTTCGACCTGTGGGTGATAAGCCAGCATCTGGAAGCAGGTTAAACAGCGATGACAAAGGAAGCGCCCAGCAAGAGACTCGTTCAACTTGCGATTGAGCAAACTCCTTTAAAGCAGATGCCAATAAGTGTTTTGTTGTTGATGCTTGAGCAATAGGTACTTGCCAGTCCACAATATGACCATAGCGGACGCCCGATCGCACATATTCTTTGAGGACAGCATAACCTTGCATCTTATTCAAGGAACCAACTACCAGCAACTTGTATTTGGTATCAGGATTCTGAAAGAAGCGCCAGTGTAGCCAATCTGGTGTTCTTCTGCCACCAATTCCTTTTTGGTTTTCTTCGTTATTTGGCAGTGATAAACTAGGTACAAACTCCAAGGGAAAATCTGTCCAAATCTGGACTTTGGTGTCTGTTTGGCTATCTGGCAAAAGCAATGGGCCTTCCCATTCTGTCAGTTGCGGTAAAGCTTGCCATCCCAGAACCACCTGTCGAACTTTCCAAGCCACATCGTTAGAAAAGGCGTAGAGAAACAACAAACCGCGCTGGCGACAGATATCGTAAGCAAGGTGAGCCATTTCTACCAGCGTTGTCAAATTCCTAGCGGATGGGTGTACCATTGTCCCAATCGCCAGACCAGCCAAGCAGGGTATCCCATGTAACCAGAAGGGGCGCGGTTGTACGGCATAGTGTCCCACAATCCCCTCATTGTTCTCAGCAACCACGATAATTG
This genomic interval from Scytonema hofmannii PCC 7110 contains the following:
- a CDS encoding sugar transferase, which translates into the protein MSTNLWTVQKWKEVEQAYISDRKGIRVHLAFKRSFDILLSGILCLILLPVVTLIALAVRLTSPGPIFYSQERMGRLGQPFKIYKFRSMIDGAARQGAGLATFKGDPRVTPIGQFLREYHLDELPQIFNVLRGDMSLVGPRPVLMPALPTYTDWEKQRLLMPPGITGWQQVNGGALNDIDERIKLDVWYVQNWTWWLDLVILLRTIPVVLLKEGVYGEDGWQIGRGDPFQLTLDINPEEYLLEKTENAITREELESLEACLKEAARILHRHTPAGTLTSLEDMEKTLKKQILEQVNPNLTLLLSKQ
- a CDS encoding GNAT family N-acetyltransferase, with protein sequence MEKPTVRPFRPGDELGIFALYHAVFNVDISYQDWQWVYQQMPEEPAIIVVAENNEGIVGHYAVQPRPFWLHGIPCLAGLAIGTMVHPSARNLTTLVEMAHLAYDICRQRGLLFLYAFSNDVAWKVRQVVLGWQALPQLTEWEGPLLLPDSQTDTKVQIWTDFPLEFVPSLSLPNNEENQKGIGGRRTPDWLHWRFFQNPDTKYKLLVVGSLNKMQGYAVLKEYVRSGVRYGHIVDWQVPIAQASTTKHLLASALKEFAQSQVERVSCWALPLSSLFNLLPDAGLSPTGRKTNFGYFNLSLQNDAILASDNNWNIQMGDSDVY